The genomic region GATGGCAAAATTGTTTTGGTTAGCACTGTTTTTTTCGAATACAACTACTTGAGGGGGATTGTAGTACGCCTGAATAAGGATGGCTCACTGGACGCAACGTTTAATAGGAAAGGTTTTGTACTTGTCGAGCTTCCGGACATTACTCATAACTGGAATTACGCTGCTGGTGTGGTCGTTCAGCAAGACGGCAAAGTTCTGGTATGTGGCGATTTCAGCAGAGAGAGCCCAGGTGAATGGCCTGATGCTTATGTAATGCGCTATGACCAGGACGGTAACGTCGATGCGGGTTATGGCGACAATAAGAACGGCGTTGTGACCATCACTGACAGCAGTCGATGGCTTGACCTTGGCTCAATGGCCTTGAAGTCTGACGGTGGTGTTGTAGCAGTGGGGACCGCAGACCGCGATGGCCACCGCGAGGGGTTGATTGCCTCGCTAAACCCCAGTGGAAGTTTCAATCTTGTTTTTAACAAAGGGAAACCACTGTTCTCCAATCTCACGGAGCATGGTGTTTCCTGGCGGCGTTGTGTTCTGCAAACGGATGGAAAGCTGGTTGTCAGTGGGCAAGGTGGAGGCGCGTTTGTTGACGAAAACAGTTCGGTCGTGACTGCGCGTTATGCTCCCGATGGCTCTCTGGATGTGACCTTTGCGGGTAAAGGATGGGCAGTCTTCAACGATGAAAGCGGTATCGATATGTTCAGGGGGTGCACAGTTATGGCGGATAACCGGGTGGTTGTTAGCGGTTACGTTTCCTTTGCTCCTCCGCCTCTTCCGGGATATGTGCTGCGCTACCTGGCTTGAGGTGGTCAGGTAGACCGGGCGGCGATCCGACGATGCTTTCAGGCTTGGCTGAATTGCGAGGCCAATTCGCGCAGCAGCACTTCGGCTTCAAGCACTTTGCTGACCACGTCGTTGGCTTTGTCGCGAGTCAGGCCTAAGCGCTCCAGCAGGACGTCGGGAATGTCTTCATCCGGCCCGGAACCAATCCCGCGACTGCGCAGCAAACGCACGGCCAGGCACACGAGGTTCGGGTACTCGGCGTAGTCGCCGTCGTAGCTTGGGTCGTGCTGGAAGCGCAGGGCGGTGGCCAGTTCTTCGGGCATGTCCCAGTAGCGCATCAGCCATGAGCCGATCTGCTCGCGGCTGATGCCCAGCAGGTGTTGCTCGACGTAGCTGTGGCACAGGTGCGGGTTGACCTCCAGGTGACGGCAGATCAGCGAGAAGTGCGGCGGGAAGACGTGGGCCAACAGCAAGTAGCCGAAATTGTGCAGAAGGCCGGCGAGGTAGGTCAGGCCGGCTTCCGGGCGCTGGGCGCGGGGCATGGCGCGGGTCAGGCCTTCGATGACGGCGGCGGTGTAGATCGATTGCTGCCAATACGGCGTGGTGTGTTGCGGGTGGTCTTTGGGCAGGCTCAGGGTTTTGCCCAGGGCCAGGCCCAGCGCCAGGTTGATCACCAGGTCGAAACCCAGCACCCGGACGATGGCGTCTTCCACTGAACGAATTTTGCCCGGCGAGGCGTAGTACGGCGACGCCGCCCAGCTGACGACTTGCGCGGCCAGGGCCGGGTCGGTTTCGACCACGCCGGTGATGTCGTCGATGGTGGCGTTGGGGTCGACGCGCAGTTTGATGATTTTCTGCGCGGTCTCGGCCAGCGGCGGAATTTCGATGGTCGCTTCCAGGCGTTGCTGGATGCGCCGCGCGGTGAACGCCTGGACGGCCTGGGTGATTTCCTCGCGGTCATCGTCGGGGCGGTCGAGGTTCGGGCGGATGCTGTGCACGGCTTCGCCGAAATTGGCGGCGCTGGCCTTGGTGAGCATGGTTTTGAAATCGTCGCTGGAGATTTCCAGCAGCACGCCCGGCTCGCCCGAGTTGATCAGCAACTTCGGTTCGCGCAGCAGGCTTTCGTCATACAGGCACGGCGAACTGGTGAGCGCCGGCAAGCCGGGCAGCAGGCTCAGGCTGTGTTTGCCGAGCATTTTTACCAGGCGTTCAGTAGATACAGCCGTCAACCGGCGGCCGGTGAGTTCGGCGAGGCGATTGAGGTCGAGCAATTGGCTTTGCGGAAACAGCACCATGAGCGCGCCGACGGCATCGTCCAGCAAAACCGCCTGCACTTTGCGTGCGGCGTTCAGGCCGTGATGGTCGAGGACTTCCTGGTAGGCGATGCCCAGCTTGCCGAGCAGCAGCCGAATAACAGACGGAGCGTGCGGGGTTTCAGGGGCGAGGGCAGCTTCTGTCATGGTCTGTATCCGTTTTCAAACAATTGCAGGAGTATAACCAGCTTGTTTAAAGCCAGGGTCCAGAAACTGCGACAGTGCTCACACTTGGCCGTATTGCTGCCCATGGCGTAGCCAGCGGTCGAGCAGCGGGCTGACGTGATCCGGCCAGCGCTCGAGCAAGGCCTGGGCGGCATCGCGCACGGCGGGCAGCAAGTCGGCGTCGCGCATCAGGTCCGCGACCTTGAATTGCAGCAG from Pseudomonas sp. GGS8 harbors:
- a CDS encoding aminoacyl-tRNA deacylase and HDOD domain-containing protein; the protein is MTEAALAPETPHAPSVIRLLLGKLGIAYQEVLDHHGLNAARKVQAVLLDDAVGALMVLFPQSQLLDLNRLAELTGRRLTAVSTERLVKMLGKHSLSLLPGLPALTSSPCLYDESLLREPKLLINSGEPGVLLEISSDDFKTMLTKASAANFGEAVHSIRPNLDRPDDDREEITQAVQAFTARRIQQRLEATIEIPPLAETAQKIIKLRVDPNATIDDITGVVETDPALAAQVVSWAASPYYASPGKIRSVEDAIVRVLGFDLVINLALGLALGKTLSLPKDHPQHTTPYWQQSIYTAAVIEGLTRAMPRAQRPEAGLTYLAGLLHNFGYLLLAHVFPPHFSLICRHLEVNPHLCHSYVEQHLLGISREQIGSWLMRYWDMPEELATALRFQHDPSYDGDYAEYPNLVCLAVRLLRSRGIGSGPDEDIPDVLLERLGLTRDKANDVVSKVLEAEVLLRELASQFSQA